A single genomic interval of Barnesiella intestinihominis YIT 11860 harbors:
- a CDS encoding HAD family hydrolase, with translation MKTRTLYISDLDGTLLDSNSIVTSHSIENINHLLQKGMLFTIATARTPATVVPLLKQLQLDLPVVLMNGAVLYDIRNKHYIQTNGFTDDSALRYISVLENRDLIPFVYRIENNKLQVFHKPLVNDIQRDFKYKRENTPYKDFIPTDNYTAELTDNPPLFMLVIDRFDKLETAAAEITRAGNCSVFCYRDIAVPDYGNLEIYPKGVSKAATAQLIIDRINPWEVVAFGDNLNDLPLFNLADRRYAPANATEEIKRQATAIIPDNDHDGVARFLCEDFL, from the coding sequence ATGAAAACCAGAACACTTTATATTTCCGATTTAGACGGGACTCTACTCGACAGTAATTCGATCGTAACCTCCCATTCTATCGAGAATATCAACCATTTACTACAAAAAGGTATGCTCTTTACGATAGCTACGGCTCGAACACCAGCTACGGTCGTTCCCCTACTGAAACAATTACAGCTCGACCTTCCGGTAGTACTCATGAATGGAGCCGTACTCTACGACATACGAAACAAACATTACATACAAACGAATGGATTTACCGATGACTCGGCCCTCCGTTACATCTCAGTGCTCGAAAATAGAGACTTGATCCCCTTTGTTTACCGAATCGAGAACAATAAACTCCAAGTGTTTCACAAACCACTCGTAAACGATATACAACGGGATTTTAAATACAAGCGGGAAAACACTCCTTATAAAGATTTTATACCCACCGACAACTATACGGCCGAACTGACCGATAATCCTCCCCTATTCATGCTGGTCATCGACCGTTTCGACAAACTCGAAACAGCAGCAGCCGAAATAACCCGTGCCGGAAATTGTAGTGTGTTCTGTTATCGCGACATCGCTGTTCCCGACTATGGAAATCTGGAAATATATCCCAAAGGAGTTTCCAAAGCGGCGACAGCCCAGCTTATAATCGACCGAATAAATCCGTGGGAAGTCGTAGCTTTTGGCGATAACCTCAACGATTTACCCCTCTTTAACTTGGCAGACCGCCGATATGCACCGGCCAATGCTACCGAAGAAATCAAAAGACAAGCGACGGCTATCATTCCCGACAACGACCACGACGGAGTAGCCCGATTCCTTTGCGAAGATTTTCTATAA
- the ychF gene encoding redox-regulated ATPase YchF yields MSLQCGIVGLPNVGKSTLFNCLSNAKAQSANFPFCTIEPNVGVITVPDERLNKLAELVHPQRIVPTTVEIVDIAGLVKGASKGEGLGNKFLANIRETDAILHVLRCFDDDNITHVDGTVNPVRDKEIIDFELQLKDLETIESRISKVQKQAQTGGDKAAKVTYEVLSRYKEALEQGKAARTVTFETKDEQKIAHDLFLLTNKPVMYVCNVDDNSAVSGNKYVDMVREAVKDENAEILILAAKTESEIAEFETYEERQMFLQEIGLEESGVSRLIRAAYSLLNLETYFTAGPQEVRAWTYLKGSKAPQCAGIIHTDFEKGFIRAEVIKYDDYIALGSENACKEAGKMYIEGKEYVVQDGDIMHFRFNV; encoded by the coding sequence ATGAGTTTACAATGTGGCATAGTCGGCTTACCTAACGTGGGTAAATCGACTCTTTTCAATTGTCTGTCCAACGCAAAAGCGCAATCGGCAAATTTCCCGTTCTGTACCATAGAACCTAATGTAGGTGTCATTACAGTACCCGACGAACGATTAAACAAACTGGCAGAACTGGTGCATCCGCAACGAATAGTCCCCACCACTGTGGAGATTGTCGACATCGCCGGATTGGTCAAAGGAGCCAGCAAAGGCGAAGGTCTGGGAAATAAATTCTTGGCGAACATCAGGGAAACCGATGCAATCCTGCATGTATTGCGTTGCTTCGACGATGACAACATTACCCACGTGGACGGAACGGTCAATCCGGTACGCGACAAGGAAATCATCGATTTCGAACTCCAACTGAAAGACTTGGAAACCATAGAATCGCGCATTTCCAAAGTCCAAAAACAGGCTCAGACAGGAGGAGACAAAGCAGCAAAGGTTACATACGAGGTTTTAAGCCGATACAAAGAAGCCCTCGAACAAGGGAAGGCTGCTCGTACCGTCACTTTCGAGACCAAAGACGAACAGAAAATAGCTCATGACCTTTTCCTGCTTACCAACAAACCAGTAATGTATGTCTGCAACGTAGACGACAACAGCGCCGTATCGGGTAACAAATACGTGGATATGGTGCGCGAAGCCGTTAAAGACGAGAATGCCGAAATCCTTATCTTGGCAGCTAAAACAGAATCGGAAATCGCCGAGTTCGAAACTTACGAGGAACGACAAATGTTCCTTCAAGAAATAGGCTTGGAAGAATCTGGCGTTTCCCGTCTGATCCGAGCGGCTTACAGCTTGCTCAATCTCGAAACCTACTTCACCGCTGGACCTCAGGAAGTACGAGCATGGACCTATTTGAAAGGCAGTAAGGCTCCTCAATGTGCAGGTATTATCCATACCGATTTCGAAAAAGGTTTTATCCGAGCCGAAGTAATCAAATACGACGACTATATCGCTCTCGGTTCCGAAAACGCTTGTAAAGAGGCCGGTAAAATGTACATCGAAGGAAAAGAATATGTCGTACAAGACGGCGACATCATGCACTTCCGATTCAACGTATAA
- a CDS encoding S41 family peptidase: MKNIRLTFATVTVLSFCSGFINPIWAGKSDEKNFEISRNLDIFNSLFKELNMFYVDTINAEKAISDGVNAMLARLDPYTEYIPEKEKDDFFFSTTGEYAGIGSFIMERDNAVYISEPYEGMPAQLAGLRPGDKIVMIDNDTVLGWKSAKVSERLKGPANTQLKVTVERPGVKDLLSFELTRKKIQMPAVPYYDVVCDSVGYIYLSSFTDTSAGEVKRALQDLKKRGITSLVLDLRSNGGGILEQAVQIVNLFVPKGVEVLSTRGRNKKMDKIYKTTQEPVDVKMPLAVLIDGGTASSSEIVAGALQDLDRAVIIGSRSYGKGLVQSTRPLPYNGMLKVTIARYYIPSGRLIQAIDYSHRNPDGSVARIPDSLTHEFKTAHGRIVRDGGGIKPDVETSMERRGNISYYLMKDFYFFDYATRYAAEHDTIPAPKDFKLSDEEYEGFKAFVKSKDFKYDKQSERILSDLKEVAKFEGYFDENTQKQFEALEACLNHDLDRDLETFHDEIAELLSIEIVKRYYYQKGEIIESIKNDKDLKEACRILGNKSRYDEILNLSGKH; encoded by the coding sequence ATGAAAAATATAAGGTTGACTTTTGCGACAGTAACGGTATTATCTTTTTGTTCGGGATTTATAAATCCGATATGGGCAGGCAAATCTGACGAGAAAAATTTCGAAATATCACGTAACCTCGATATATTCAATTCTCTTTTTAAGGAATTGAATATGTTTTATGTCGATACGATTAATGCCGAGAAGGCTATTAGCGACGGTGTAAATGCGATGTTGGCGCGTCTGGATCCTTACACCGAATATATACCTGAGAAAGAGAAAGACGATTTTTTCTTTTCGACTACCGGAGAATATGCGGGTATCGGTTCTTTCATTATGGAGCGGGATAATGCCGTTTACATTTCGGAGCCGTATGAGGGTATGCCGGCTCAATTAGCGGGTTTGCGTCCCGGAGATAAAATCGTGATGATCGATAACGATACTGTGTTGGGGTGGAAGAGTGCGAAGGTGAGCGAGCGGTTGAAAGGACCTGCGAATACGCAGTTGAAAGTTACGGTCGAACGTCCCGGTGTGAAAGACCTGCTCTCTTTCGAGTTAACTCGTAAGAAGATACAAATGCCTGCCGTACCTTATTACGATGTGGTATGCGATAGCGTGGGGTATATTTATTTGAGTAGTTTTACCGATACTTCGGCCGGAGAAGTGAAACGGGCTTTACAAGACTTGAAAAAACGGGGGATAACTTCGTTGGTTCTCGATTTGCGCAGTAATGGCGGTGGTATTTTGGAGCAGGCCGTGCAGATTGTCAATTTATTTGTTCCGAAGGGGGTAGAGGTGCTTTCTACCCGGGGAAGAAATAAGAAGATGGATAAGATTTATAAAACCACTCAGGAGCCAGTCGATGTGAAAATGCCTTTGGCCGTGCTGATCGACGGAGGAACCGCATCTTCTTCGGAAATCGTGGCCGGAGCTTTACAAGACCTCGACAGGGCTGTGATTATCGGTTCGCGTTCTTATGGCAAAGGATTAGTGCAATCCACACGGCCTTTGCCTTATAACGGTATGTTGAAGGTAACGATCGCTCGTTATTATATACCCAGCGGACGTTTGATACAAGCTATCGATTATTCGCATCGCAATCCCGACGGGAGCGTCGCCCGTATTCCCGATAGCCTTACCCACGAGTTCAAGACCGCTCACGGTAGGATTGTCCGTGACGGAGGCGGTATAAAACCCGATGTGGAAACTTCGATGGAAAGGCGGGGGAATATCAGTTATTATTTGATGAAAGATTTCTATTTCTTCGATTATGCGACTCGGTATGCAGCCGAGCACGATACGATTCCGGCTCCGAAAGATTTTAAATTGTCCGACGAAGAATACGAGGGATTCAAAGCTTTTGTGAAATCGAAGGATTTCAAATACGACAAACAGAGTGAACGGATATTGTCCGACTTAAAGGAGGTCGCTAAATTCGAAGGATATTTCGATGAAAACACGCAGAAGCAGTTCGAAGCGCTTGAAGCTTGTTTGAATCACGATTTGGATAGGGATTTGGAGACTTTTCACGATGAAATCGCTGAATTGCTTTCGATAGAGATTGTGAAACGGTATTATTATCAGAAAGGCGAAATTATAGAGTCGATCAAAAACGATAAAGATTTAAAGGAGGCTTGTCGTATTTTGGGCAATAAATCCCGCTATGACGAGATTTTGAATCTATCGGGAAAGCATTGA
- a CDS encoding magnesium transporter CorA family protein has product MRKYLFCEAGFIEKPNWLPNCWVNVECPTPDDFDFLEKELNVPAAFLHDIADTDERPRIDSEGNWLLTILRIPIFVKDNNITYTTVPIGIITNNEIIISVCYHSTAMIPDFIEYTRRKGINVPNRYELILRLIYSSSVWFLKYLKQINNEVSTAEKELQQSIRNEDLLRLMNLQKCLVYFNTSIRGNEVMIRKLPKIFNEKDYQNPELLEDVMIELKQAQNMVNIYSDILTGTMDAFASIISNNVNTIMKRMTSLSIVLMVPTLIASFYGMNVDIHIEELPHAFSLIVCFSVLLSALAFIVFRKIKWF; this is encoded by the coding sequence ATGAGAAAGTATCTCTTTTGTGAAGCAGGTTTTATCGAAAAACCCAATTGGCTTCCCAACTGCTGGGTAAATGTCGAATGCCCTACACCCGATGATTTCGATTTCCTCGAAAAAGAATTGAATGTACCGGCTGCATTTTTACACGATATTGCCGACACCGACGAACGTCCCCGTATCGATTCGGAAGGAAATTGGTTGTTGACTATTTTACGTATCCCCATCTTCGTAAAAGACAACAACATTACCTATACGACCGTACCTATCGGGATTATTACCAATAACGAAATCATCATTTCGGTCTGCTATCATTCGACAGCCATGATCCCCGATTTCATCGAATATACCCGACGTAAAGGAATAAATGTCCCCAACCGATATGAACTGATTCTCCGTCTGATATACTCTTCTTCCGTATGGTTTCTCAAATACCTGAAACAAATCAACAACGAAGTCAGCACAGCCGAAAAAGAGTTACAACAAAGCATACGTAATGAAGACCTTCTCCGTTTGATGAACTTGCAAAAATGTCTGGTCTACTTCAACACGTCTATCCGAGGAAATGAGGTAATGATAAGAAAATTACCCAAAATATTCAATGAGAAGGATTACCAAAACCCCGAACTTTTGGAAGACGTGATGATAGAATTAAAACAGGCTCAAAATATGGTGAACATTTACAGCGACATTTTAACCGGAACGATGGATGCTTTTGCCTCCATCATCTCGAACAACGTCAACACCATCATGAAACGCATGACCAGTCTTTCCATCGTTCTGATGGTTCCCACTTTGATAGCCAGTTTTTATGGCATGAACGTAGACATACACATCGAAGAACTTCCGCACGCATTCTCTTTAATCGTTTGTTTCTCCGTGCTGTTGTCTGCTTTGGCCTTCATTGTGTTCAGAAAAATCAAATGGTTCTAA
- a CDS encoding adenosine kinase, translating to MRIVGLGNALTDVLARLHSDECFDEMGLLKGGMQLIDEEKLLRIMSVFEGLETTLASGGSAANAVSGVARMGIESGFIGKIGRDAYGRFFREDMERNGVQTLLIEGEQASGCAMTMITPDGERTFGTFLGAAATLCAEEISAEMFEGYDILHIEGYLVQDTSLILRAVQLAKEAGLSVSFDMASYNVVKDNYAIIRDLVENYVDILFANEEEALAYTGEEPRKATEILSRYCRIAVVKCGAQGSFVGCEGIITEVPATPEVRVDSTGAGDLYASGFLYGLSQNCSLGVCGAIGSLLAGRVIKVIGTKMSDEIWTEIKLKVSSMVAEDIRH from the coding sequence ATGAGGATAGTAGGATTGGGAAATGCTCTTACAGATGTACTTGCACGGTTACATTCCGACGAGTGTTTCGATGAGATGGGGCTGTTGAAAGGCGGTATGCAACTTATAGACGAAGAGAAGCTTTTGAGAATCATGTCGGTTTTCGAAGGGCTGGAAACCACCTTAGCATCAGGCGGGTCGGCCGCTAATGCTGTTTCGGGAGTAGCCCGTATGGGAATAGAGAGCGGATTCATCGGGAAAATAGGTCGGGATGCTTATGGCCGCTTCTTCCGGGAGGATATGGAGCGCAATGGCGTGCAGACTTTGTTGATCGAAGGAGAACAGGCTTCGGGTTGTGCCATGACGATGATAACTCCCGATGGAGAGCGGACTTTCGGTACATTCTTGGGTGCAGCGGCTACTTTGTGCGCCGAGGAGATCTCTGCCGAAATGTTCGAAGGATATGATATATTGCATATCGAAGGGTATTTGGTACAAGACACTTCGTTGATTTTACGAGCCGTACAATTGGCAAAAGAGGCCGGCTTGTCTGTTTCTTTCGATATGGCGAGTTATAATGTAGTAAAAGATAATTATGCGATTATCCGTGATTTGGTTGAGAATTATGTGGATATTCTATTTGCGAACGAGGAAGAGGCATTGGCCTATACAGGCGAAGAGCCCCGTAAAGCGACAGAGATATTGTCGCGATATTGTAGGATCGCTGTCGTAAAATGTGGAGCACAAGGTTCTTTCGTAGGGTGTGAAGGTATAATTACCGAGGTCCCTGCGACACCAGAGGTTCGGGTAGATTCTACGGGAGCCGGGGATTTATATGCTTCGGGATTTCTTTACGGTCTTTCTCAAAATTGCTCGTTGGGAGTTTGCGGTGCTATCGGTTCTTTATTGGCGGGTCGTGTGATTAAAGTAATCGGTACTAAGATGAGCGATGAGATTTGGACTGAAATAAAGTTAAAAGTATCTTCTATGGTTGCCGAAGATATTCGGCATTAG
- a CDS encoding glycoside hydrolase family 10 protein produces the protein MKKLSFLFLTIGIIWGCWAESPKREFRATWLASVSNIDWPKSTQTSEEQKAALIKIFDGMQAARMNAVWLQVRPMSDALYNSAYEPWSKFLTGTRGVDPGYDPLAFAIEEAHKRGMELHAWINPYRYESEKNMNGADDSIRKNHPEWLLEYSSSFILDPGNPEVIEYLVKVIKDIVTKYNVDGIVFDDYFYPYEGTKNEDAYSQSLYKPEGKNVGDWRRENCNKLIADIYAMIQETKPTVKFGIGPFGIWGGSSSVAASYGIEYLNTSGGTSAYSQLYCDGVAWLKAKTIDYISPQCYWPSFNTHVWGYKTLVPWWAKVAKTMDRHFYSSMRISTMPQNSPQRMKSVLRRLGMSENEYNGLSMVERSIAATAAKGTEECGFEVDMNRSTDLMGAPGHVFFNTTQFFSYGLDTYVAENKFTEPALTPVMSWKTPCDLPDITDISVSGNMLSWSADADETIRYAVYFVPSRVANNPQAYETSAYLKRVTWEKSIDVSSYTQSGYVYAITAIDPYGNESQPYIKTPSGVQSGIVDSLVVYGGSGAIYVSVPKDMDIYIYSFTGQLIRMVRVSGGNSEITVPAGMYIVNGTKVAVQ, from the coding sequence ATGAAAAAATTATCCTTCCTTTTTTTAACTATCGGTATTATTTGGGGGTGTTGGGCCGAATCTCCAAAACGTGAATTTCGTGCAACATGGTTGGCCTCGGTGAGTAACATCGATTGGCCCAAATCGACCCAGACTTCGGAAGAGCAAAAGGCCGCTCTGATTAAGATATTCGATGGTATGCAGGCGGCCCGTATGAATGCGGTTTGGTTGCAGGTGCGTCCTATGTCGGATGCCTTGTACAATTCGGCCTACGAGCCATGGTCGAAGTTTTTGACGGGAACACGTGGGGTCGATCCGGGATATGATCCGCTGGCGTTTGCCATAGAGGAGGCGCATAAGCGGGGAATGGAACTTCATGCATGGATCAATCCATATCGCTATGAGAGTGAAAAAAATATGAACGGAGCCGATGATTCCATACGTAAGAATCACCCGGAGTGGCTGTTGGAGTATTCGTCGAGTTTTATTCTCGACCCGGGGAATCCCGAGGTAATCGAGTATTTGGTGAAGGTTATCAAAGATATAGTCACCAAGTACAATGTCGACGGTATTGTGTTCGACGATTACTTTTACCCCTACGAAGGCACTAAAAATGAAGATGCCTATTCTCAGAGTCTATATAAACCCGAAGGGAAAAATGTGGGGGATTGGCGCCGTGAGAATTGCAACAAACTTATCGCCGATATTTACGCTATGATACAGGAGACGAAACCGACCGTGAAATTCGGTATAGGGCCTTTCGGGATATGGGGCGGTAGCAGTAGTGTCGCCGCTTCGTATGGTATAGAGTATTTGAATACAAGCGGAGGAACGAGTGCCTATTCCCAACTATATTGCGATGGAGTGGCTTGGTTGAAAGCGAAAACGATAGACTATATTTCGCCACAATGTTACTGGCCGAGTTTCAACACTCATGTTTGGGGGTATAAGACATTGGTTCCGTGGTGGGCGAAGGTGGCCAAGACGATGGACAGACACTTTTATTCGAGTATGCGAATTTCTACGATGCCCCAAAATAGTCCGCAGCGTATGAAAAGTGTATTGCGTCGGCTCGGCATGAGCGAGAACGAATATAACGGTTTGTCGATGGTGGAACGTTCTATCGCCGCGACAGCAGCCAAAGGTACGGAAGAGTGCGGGTTTGAAGTGGATATGAACCGATCGACCGATCTGATGGGGGCTCCCGGACACGTCTTTTTCAATACGACGCAGTTTTTCAGTTACGGGTTGGATACTTATGTCGCCGAGAATAAATTTACCGAACCGGCGTTAACGCCCGTTATGAGCTGGAAAACGCCCTGTGATTTGCCCGATATTACCGATATTTCGGTGTCGGGAAATATGTTGAGCTGGTCGGCTGATGCAGATGAAACGATACGTTATGCCGTGTATTTCGTACCCAGTCGCGTGGCTAATAATCCTCAAGCCTATGAAACATCGGCCTATTTGAAGCGAGTTACATGGGAAAAAAGTATAGATGTTTCTTCTTATACTCAATCGGGATATGTGTATGCTATAACGGCTATCGATCCTTATGGAAACGAGTCACAACCTTATATTAAAACTCCATCGGGTGTTCAGTCGGGAATTGTCGACAGCCTTGTCGTTTATGGAGGATCGGGAGCTATCTATGTTTCTGTTCCAAAGGATATGGATATTTATATATATTCGTTTACCGGGCAGTTGATTCGTATGGTCAGAGTTTCGGGTGGAAATTCAGAAATAACGGTTCCAGCAGGAATGTATATTGTTAATGGAACGAAAGTGGCGGTTCAATAG
- a CDS encoding mechanosensitive ion channel family protein, protein MNKAYEVADRLMEWVSSLLHRITGESSPVWDRIVYGILVFVIAIVVARILRMIVIYVIHRIIKYKGGDLLKGLVEAKVFTHITHVIPPLVILSLLPFAFHGTPELLRIIEKVCWIYLLGVLVFSINTQISVFWRIYSRRTAFRDRPMKGMIQIIKGLLIGIWVIIAVSILIERSPMALITGLGAFAAVLMLIFKDSILGFVAGVQLSQNDMIRNGDWIVVPGGAVNGVVIDVSLNTVKVQNFDNTIVTIPPYSLISGEVQNWRGMSDSGGRRIMRSFTIDLNTVKFCTPELLQNLKQIDILRDFIEKKESQQQKGIVENTENSAGLVNGTIETNLGLFRAYMTLYLQQHKFINDQLTLMVRTLDPNDNGLPLQLYCFSANKNWVSYESIQAEIFEHYAAIMPRFGLYPFQNPSGRDYINSALLTAGHNPDELWGIPWGTMKEKNTEVPSSAKPEVSATPPPKPIPPIPPK, encoded by the coding sequence ATGAATAAAGCTTATGAAGTAGCCGACCGGCTCATGGAATGGGTATCTTCTTTATTGCATAGAATAACGGGAGAGTCTTCGCCGGTTTGGGATAGAATCGTGTATGGTATTCTTGTTTTTGTGATCGCTATTGTGGTCGCAAGGATTTTGAGAATGATTGTTATTTATGTGATTCATCGGATTATAAAATATAAAGGAGGGGATCTGTTGAAAGGGTTGGTCGAAGCCAAAGTCTTTACCCATATAACGCATGTTATCCCGCCGTTGGTGATTTTATCTCTGTTGCCATTTGCTTTTCACGGAACTCCCGAATTATTACGGATTATCGAAAAAGTTTGCTGGATTTATCTGCTCGGAGTCCTCGTTTTCTCGATCAATACGCAAATTTCGGTCTTTTGGCGTATCTATTCTCGTCGTACCGCATTTCGGGATCGGCCGATGAAGGGAATGATACAAATTATCAAAGGACTTTTGATAGGGATATGGGTGATTATTGCGGTATCTATTTTGATAGAACGTTCGCCGATGGCTTTGATTACCGGACTGGGCGCATTTGCCGCAGTGCTGATGTTGATATTTAAAGACAGCATATTGGGCTTTGTCGCCGGTGTACAACTCTCGCAAAACGATATGATAAGGAATGGCGATTGGATTGTCGTGCCGGGTGGCGCCGTGAACGGAGTCGTTATCGATGTTTCGTTGAATACGGTGAAGGTTCAGAATTTCGATAATACCATAGTGACGATTCCTCCTTATTCGCTTATTTCAGGGGAGGTACAAAACTGGCGCGGAATGTCCGATTCGGGTGGCCGTCGTATTATGCGCTCGTTTACCATCGACCTGAACACGGTAAAATTTTGTACCCCCGAATTATTGCAAAATTTGAAACAAATCGATATTCTGCGCGATTTCATCGAGAAAAAAGAGTCTCAACAACAAAAAGGAATTGTAGAAAATACCGAAAATAGCGCGGGGCTGGTGAACGGAACGATCGAGACGAATTTAGGGCTTTTCAGAGCTTACATGACTCTTTATTTACAACAACATAAGTTTATTAACGATCAATTGACTCTTATGGTCAGAACGTTAGATCCTAACGATAACGGGTTGCCTTTGCAGTTATATTGCTTTTCGGCTAATAAAAATTGGGTAAGCTATGAATCTATACAAGCCGAAATTTTCGAACATTATGCTGCTATCATGCCCCGGTTCGGCCTGTATCCGTTCCAAAATCCGTCGGGGCGGGATTATATTAATTCGGCTCTATTGACGGCCGGCCATAATCCCGATGAGTTGTGGGGTATTCCGTGGGGAACCATGAAAGAGAAAAATACGGAAGTGCCGTCTTCTGCTAAACCGGAGGTGTCTGCAACACCTCCTCCAAAACCGATACCGCCGATTCCACCGAAGTGA